A stretch of DNA from Gymnodinialimonas sp. 57CJ19:
AAAAGCAATCGGCTTGCAGTTCGATCATCACCGAAATCTCATTTGATCGGGTCTGGGAAGACGCCGCACGGATGCGGTTGGCCTCTGCCAATATGCCCAGTTCCTGTTGGATGTGGTGGGCCACCTCATGGGCAATAACGTAGGCCGCTGCGAAGTCTCCTCCTGCGCCCAGTTCCCGTGCCATGTAGGCGAAGAACGCGGTATCGAGGTAGGCGCGTTGATCCGCCGGACAGTAGAACGGCCCGGTGGAAGCCTGCGCCCCACCGCACCCCGATTGAGTCGCGCCGGAAAACAAGACCAGCGACGGGGGATCGTACTGCTCACCAAAGGCTTGGGGGTAGATGTCTGCCCAGATATCCTCGGTTGTGGCAAGGACTTGGCTGGCGAAAAGCCCGGCCTCGTCTTCGGCTGCAGTCAGTTCTCGGGATTGGGGTTGTTGTTGCATCGGCGCGCCCTGCTGATCCAGCAGTGGCGTCAGGTCCACGCCAAAGAAATAGCCCAGCGCAACGACGGCCAAAACGCCCACGATGCTGCCTCCGCTCGCGCGCCCCGACAGACGCGGGCCGCCACCGCCGCGTCGGCGGCGTTGGTCGATTACGTTGCGGCTGGATCTTCTGTTGCGCAGGCGCATGGGCGGCTCTCCTCGTGCGATCTTGATGTCAACGCATCTCAGCTTATTGGGTTCCCGCAACTGCGTCTTGCGATTTTCGCCCGTAGCCCCTATCTACCCAATCGAGGGGTTGGCGCGGGCAAGCACTTCGCCAACTCGGTCAGATCCGGAAGGAAGCAGCCGTAACGATTCCCGCTTGGGTCGTTGTTCAGCCTCTCACCAAATTTCAGCGCGTTGCGGTGCAACGTGCCAAGGCCGCGCCCGCCGATGGCGAGCATGGCGGCGTTTCAACCGGAGGTTTTATGCCGATTGCATTCTCTCTCCGGGCCTGTGTCTGAAATCAGACCACGCCCGAAGAATTGACCGCGCAGCTTGATGCCGCGCCATTCGTCATGACCATTCGGGAAACTCCTACAATGACACTTCCTACACTTGCTGACCTTGGCTGGACCGGTCGGCGTATCGCGCAGCTGAACGACGAGGATGCCGGCGCTGTGCCTGCCCGAGTCAACAAGGTTTCGCGCACCCGCATCACTGCATTCAGCGCCCAAGGCCCCTTGCGGCTTGTGACCCAGGGCGAGGAAAGCACCGGCGATTACGTGACCGGCGATTGGGTTCTGGCCGATGCTGAACAGGGCATCGTGCTGCGCCGCTTGGAGCGGGACACCCTTCTGACCCGCCGTGCTGCCGGATCGGGGTTAGAGACACAATTGATCGCGGCCAATGTCGATACGCTTGGCATCGTCACGTCTTGCAACGCGGATTTCAACATAGCGCGGCTGGAACGTTATCTGGCCATGGCGGCTTCTGCCGGATGCTTGCCGCTGATCATCCTGACCAAATCCGACATGGCCGACGATCCGCGAGAGTTTGAGCGCAGGGCCGAGGCGCTTTCGCCGTTGGCCTCGGCTATCGCCATGAACGCCAAGGCCGACAACGCGGCAGAGGTGTTGAAGCCATGGGCCCAAGACGGGCAAACCTTCGCGCTGGTCGGCTCATCCGGGGTCGGCAAGACCACCCTGGCCAATGCGTTGACGGGCGCTGACGACGCCACAGCGGATATCCGAGAGGATGACGCCAAGGGCCGCCACACCACCACGTCACGCGGCTTGGCCCCGACGATCTTTGGCGGCTGGCTGATCGACACGCCGGGTATGCGGGCTTTGCGTCTGAACGACGCCGCCGACGGCATCGGTGCGGTCTTCGCCGATATCGAAGAGCTGACGGACCAATGTAAATTCCGCGATTGCTCTCACGTGGCAGAGCCGGGCTGCGCGGTGCAAGCGGCCGTGGCTGAAGGGAAGCTGG
This window harbors:
- a CDS encoding neutral zinc metallopeptidase, which gives rise to MRLRNRRSSRNVIDQRRRRGGGGPRLSGRASGGSIVGVLAVVALGYFFGVDLTPLLDQQGAPMQQQPQSRELTAAEDEAGLFASQVLATTEDIWADIYPQAFGEQYDPPSLVLFSGATQSGCGGAQASTGPFYCPADQRAYLDTAFFAYMARELGAGGDFAAAYVIAHEVAHHIQQELGILAEANRIRAASSQTRSNEISVMIELQADCFSGVWASRLEGVLEPGDLDEALNAAERIGDDYLQARAGRAVNPHTFTHGTSAQRQRWFTIGYDSGDPNACDTFAAGQL
- the rsgA gene encoding ribosome small subunit-dependent GTPase A, with product MTLPTLADLGWTGRRIAQLNDEDAGAVPARVNKVSRTRITAFSAQGPLRLVTQGEESTGDYVTGDWVLADAEQGIVLRRLERDTLLTRRAAGSGLETQLIAANVDTLGIVTSCNADFNIARLERYLAMAASAGCLPLIILTKSDMADDPREFERRAEALSPLASAIAMNAKADNAAEVLKPWAQDGQTFALVGSSGVGKTTLANALTGADDATADIREDDAKGRHTTTSRGLAPTIFGGWLIDTPGMRALRLNDAADGIGAVFADIEELTDQCKFRDCSHVAEPGCAVQAAVAEGKLDADRVKRFLKLVREDEINQEAAHERRAREKDFKKMTKTVIAASKHKRGKK